In a genomic window of Halalkalicoccus sp. CG83:
- a CDS encoding MOSC domain-containing protein: MNPRLARIALFPVKSLDAHEPERSRITTAGPLEGDRRYAIVDGEGEYVNGKRTAAVHRLRAAYDGPERVALSEHGSDASREFALEEDREGLEGWLSGYFGYPVEVVRDEIGMPDRTTLSGPTVISTATIEEVASWFDLAPENVRRRFRANLEIGGVPAFWEDRLFSDRGRVVEFSVGDVRLSGVSPCQRCIVPARDPDTGEELADFRERFIARRRETLPEWTESDRFDHPFRLMVNTRVSESGWIEVGDPVEIRGERTKGDR, translated from the coding sequence ATGAACCCGCGGCTCGCACGGATCGCACTGTTCCCGGTCAAGTCGCTGGACGCCCACGAACCCGAACGCTCGAGGATCACCACCGCCGGCCCGCTCGAGGGCGACCGGCGCTACGCGATCGTCGACGGCGAGGGCGAGTACGTGAACGGAAAGCGCACCGCCGCGGTCCACCGACTGCGTGCGGCGTACGACGGACCCGAACGGGTTGCGCTCTCCGAGCACGGGAGCGACGCCTCGCGCGAGTTCGCGCTCGAGGAGGACCGCGAGGGACTCGAGGGCTGGCTCTCCGGGTACTTCGGCTACCCCGTCGAGGTGGTCCGCGATGAGATCGGCATGCCGGACCGCACTACCCTTTCCGGGCCGACGGTGATCAGCACCGCGACGATCGAGGAGGTGGCGTCCTGGTTCGACCTCGCACCCGAGAACGTCCGGCGGCGCTTCCGTGCGAACCTCGAGATCGGGGGCGTGCCCGCCTTCTGGGAGGACCGGCTGTTCTCGGATCGCGGCCGGGTCGTCGAGTTCTCGGTCGGCGACGTCCGGCTCTCGGGGGTGAGTCCCTGTCAGCGCTGTATCGTCCCCGCGCGCGATCCCGACACGGGCGAGGAACTCGCCGATTTCCGTGAGCGGTTCATAGCGAGGCGCCGCGAGACGCTTCCCGAGTGGACCGAGAGCGATCGGTTCGATCACCCGTTCCGGTTGATGGTGAACACGCGGGTTTCGGAGTCCGGATGGATCGAGGTGGGAGATCCGGTCGAGATCCGCGGCGAGCGGACGAAGGGTGATCGGTAG
- the hisH gene encoding imidazole glycerol phosphate synthase subunit HisH yields MSMNTRAADAPSTLADVVVVDYGLGNLRSATRGLERAGAAVEITEDPDDFPEADGIVLPGVGAFREGIENAGPYREPLLEAAERGQPVFGICLGMQMLLTESEEAEHAGEGDVTGLDLIPGRNVRFSQGQKVPHMGWNELSVERDHPLVEGIDGEYAYFVHSYYAEPEDDESVVATADYEVEFPAIVADESGTVFGTQFHPEKSGETGLQILRNFVGICAER; encoded by the coding sequence ATCGACGCTCGCCGACGTCGTCGTCGTCGACTACGGGCTGGGGAACCTCCGCAGCGCAACGCGGGGGCTCGAGCGCGCCGGCGCCGCGGTGGAGATCACGGAGGATCCGGACGACTTCCCCGAGGCCGACGGGATCGTCCTCCCCGGCGTGGGGGCGTTCCGCGAGGGCATCGAGAACGCCGGTCCGTATCGCGAGCCGCTGCTGGAGGCCGCCGAACGCGGCCAGCCCGTCTTCGGCATCTGCCTCGGCATGCAGATGCTGCTGACCGAGAGCGAGGAGGCCGAACACGCCGGCGAGGGCGACGTGACCGGACTGGACCTCATCCCCGGTCGGAACGTCCGCTTCTCCCAGGGGCAGAAGGTCCCCCACATGGGCTGGAACGAGCTCTCGGTCGAGCGCGACCACCCGCTCGTGGAGGGGATCGACGGCGAGTACGCCTACTTCGTCCACTCCTACTACGCCGAACCGGAGGACGACGAGAGCGTGGTGGCCACGGCCGACTACGAGGTGGAGTTCCCCGCGATCGTCGCGGACGAGTCGGGAACGGTCTTCGGCACGCAGTTCCACCCCGAGAAGTCGGGCGAAACGGGCCTCCAGATCCTGCGCAACTTCGTCGGGATCTGCGCCGAGCGGTAA
- a CDS encoding DUF4260 family protein, translating into MRGYGTASLPRFEGVAVFVSVSAWATTSQSTDRSVLAVLTLAPELSMRRDLTGPHVGSPTYNVVHTYVLPLALGSAGLRAGSRLPLLVVLIWIGHMGADRAFGYGLKFGSGF; encoded by the coding sequence ATGCGCGGGTATGGAACCGCGTCGCTTCCTCGGTTCGAGGGCGTCGCCGTATTCGTGTCCGTGTCCGCGTGGGCGACTACGTCGCAGTCGACGGACCGCTCTGTCCTGGCCGTTCTGACGTTGGCGCCGGAGCTCTCGATGCGGAGGGATCTCACTGGCCCCCACGTCGGGAGCCCGACGTACAACGTCGTCCACACCTACGTGCTCCCGCTCGCCCTTGGTTCCGCGGGACTCCGGGCCGGGAGTCGGCTCCCCCTGCTCGTCGTCCTCATCTGGATCGGCCACATGGGGGCCGACCGGGCGTTCGGCTACGGGCTCAAATTCGGGTCTGGGTTTTAG
- a CDS encoding tRNA (guanine(26)-N(2))-dimethyltransferase has product MRVREGGVEIEAPDDEVFFNPDQELNRDLTVAVLRAYREREPRAESYLDAMAATGIRGVRAASDGWEATLCDWDDDAVARCRENLARNELAADVENRNVNALLHDRGVFDVVDLDPYGTPIPYADAAFANVRNLVCVTATDTAPLCGAHFESGVRKYSAVPQNTDYHPEMGLRILLSALARTATRYDVGIVPVFSHATRHYVRTYLDLEHSATDGNEAIERLGYLDHCEDCLHREATRGLIADPWKACPNCGSERVLTAGPVWLGSVRDREFAARVGEHVDEEMGTAKRACRLANALEGELDEPTHYDHHRLCKEWGRPAESMDEFLGTLHEAGFEASRAHYHGTAFKTPATVEEMREAIE; this is encoded by the coding sequence ATGCGCGTCCGTGAGGGAGGCGTCGAGATCGAGGCCCCCGACGACGAGGTGTTCTTCAACCCCGACCAGGAGCTCAACCGCGACCTCACCGTTGCGGTCCTGCGCGCCTACCGCGAGCGCGAGCCGCGCGCCGAGAGCTACCTCGACGCGATGGCCGCGACCGGGATCCGGGGGGTGCGCGCCGCAAGCGACGGCTGGGAGGCGACGCTCTGTGACTGGGACGACGACGCCGTCGCGCGCTGCCGGGAGAACCTCGCGCGAAACGAGCTCGCGGCCGACGTCGAGAACCGAAACGTCAACGCGCTGCTCCACGACCGGGGCGTCTTCGACGTCGTAGACCTCGATCCCTACGGCACGCCGATCCCCTACGCCGACGCCGCGTTCGCCAACGTGCGAAATCTCGTTTGCGTGACCGCGACCGACACCGCCCCGCTCTGTGGCGCCCACTTCGAGAGCGGCGTCAGGAAGTACAGCGCCGTCCCACAGAACACGGACTACCACCCCGAGATGGGACTTCGGATCCTGCTGTCGGCGCTCGCTCGAACCGCGACACGTTACGACGTCGGGATCGTCCCGGTGTTTAGCCACGCGACGCGCCACTACGTCCGGACGTACCTCGACCTCGAACACAGCGCGACGGACGGCAACGAGGCGATCGAGAGGCTGGGGTATCTGGATCACTGCGAGGACTGCCTCCACCGCGAGGCCACGCGGGGTTTGATCGCCGACCCCTGGAAAGCGTGTCCGAACTGCGGGAGCGAGCGCGTCCTGACGGCGGGTCCGGTCTGGCTCGGGTCGGTCCGCGATCGCGAGTTCGCCGCACGGGTCGGCGAGCACGTCGACGAGGAGATGGGGACCGCCAAGCGAGCGTGTCGACTGGCGAACGCGCTCGAGGGTGAACTCGACGAACCGACCCACTACGACCACCATCGCCTCTGTAAGGAGTGGGGCCGGCCCGCGGAGTCGATGGACGAGTTCCTCGGGACGCTCCACGAGGCCGGCTTCGAGGCCTCTCGTGCTCACTATCACGGGACGGCGTTCAAGACGCCGGCGACCGTCGAGGAGATGCGTGAGGCGATCGAATGA